The nucleotide sequence GTTCTTCGTATGCCTGCGCCGGAACACAGTAAAAAGCCGGTTTATTCCGATTCAGGATCGCAACAGGATCGCCTTCTCCCTGGGCAAGAACCCCCATCGGATTTTTTTTCAGTTCAGAAATACTGGCTATCCTGCCAGCTAAAATACGCTCCGCCATATCCATTCCTCCAGAGTCTATTTAAAGTACTTCTAACAGTACTTAGAATAGGTCTTTTCAGGACGGATGTCAAAAAAAAACGGCATCATCCCAAGGGACAGTGCCGTTTGTATATTCTTGTCAATGCCTGCTTTGTGCTGTACAGAGAGGAGCAGGCACAACAATCAGGCAATTATTAGGCCATTGCCTTCTCCAAAGTCTTCGCCATCTTGCTGGTGACCACCTCGTCGATATGCTCCGGCGTCCAGATCGCATCCTTGCGTACCGCCTTGGCAGCATTACCAAAGCTGACCCGGACCTTCTGATCAGAGACCACAGCAAGGGCCTTTTCCAGCCGATCCTTGATCTCTTCTTGGGACATACCTTCGGCCTCACCCAAGGGACCAAGCTCGCGCATCCGCTCGGTAAAATCCGTAATCAATTTCACAAAACGTGGCGCCTCAGCAGCGGAAGCCCACTCAAGATCATAACGTTCTTTGCGGATACCTACGTCTTCCAGGACCTTTCTGACCAGTGCATCCACACCCATTGCATCGTAATTACCTACCTGGTAATGACATTCGCCATGCTGTCAGCCGCCGGTAAAGATACCATCTGCGCCCTCGATAAAGCCACGCAGGATAAAGGCCGGATCAACCCGACCGGTACACATCACCCGGATAGTGCGCAGGTTGGGTGGATATTGAAACCGGGAAACCCCGGCTGCATCGGCTGCTGCATAGCAGCACCAGTTACATAAAAACCCCAAAATCTTGGGACTGAAATCATTGCTCATCAAAACACCTCGCGTTTGATGTTTAATGTTTATTGCAAATCACGCTGTAGAGGTGAACCTATATGTTCGCCCGAACATTTCCGTTCCCCGGAAAATTCTAACGTAGGGGCACGGCGCGCCGTGCCCCTACACGGATAACAACGTTATATAAGGGGTGCGTTACGCCTCAACCGGCTCATCAGCCGTGACCGTGCCAAAGGCGGAGATCTGATCCATAATCTGCTCATTGGTAAACCCGCCCATAGAGATGGCAAAGGTCGGACAATGGCTGGAACAGATTCCACAGGCCTTACAGGAGGCCGCAATAGTCTGGGCCTTGCGCTTCTTATCTACCTTGATCATCTCAATAGCGCCAAAGGGACAAAGGCTGGCGCAGATACCGCAACCAAT is from Candidatus Electrothrix sp. GW3-4 and encodes:
- a CDS encoding type II toxin-antitoxin system Phd/YefM family antitoxin; amino-acid sequence: MAERILAGRIASISELKKNPMGVLAQGEGDPVAILNRNKPAFYCVPAQAYEELLNRLEDMELNAIADTRKGQERIKVKLDEL